The segment TGGATTAACTATATTGGTGATCGCAATATAAGAACTATCAAACAAGCTGAAATCTATATTCAAAATAACCAACTCAAAAGTTATAAAAGGAATGGGTTTGGCTATTATAAGGTTCTATTAAAAGCTGAAAATTTAAAACCTATAGGTTCTTTCGGATTGATCAAACGAGACCAACTTGAACACGTTGACATTGGTTTCTCGTTACTTCCTAAGTATCAATGTTACGGTTTTGGTTTGGAAGGAGTATCAGCACTTATGTCGCTTGCAAAAAACACCTTTAAATTACATACGATATGTGCTATTACGCTTCCAGAAAACGAAGCCTCCATTCATCTTTTGGAAAAATTAGGCTTATCTTACCAAAAAAGAGTAAAACCCTTTGAAGACGACGAAGAACTTCTGTTATTTGCAAAAATTTTATAATTAATTGTCATTTTGCACGTCATGCAGAAACTACAAAAGCATATACAATGATCATATATAACGTCACAGTAAATATAGACGACTCCGTTCACAATGAATGGTTAGAATGGATGAAATCCGAACACATCCCAAAGGTATTGGGAACTGGTAAATTTGAAAAAGCAACCTTATCACAGGTGCTGGTAGAAGAAGATATGGGAGGGCAAACATATTCTATTCAGTATCGTTCCTATTCAAGAGAAGCATTAGACACCTATTATAAAGAAGATGCCGAAGGCCTAAGATTAGAGGGATTCAAAAAGTTTGCAGACAAAATGTTAGCATTTAGAACTGAACTTGAAATCGTAGATGAATACACCGTAAAATTCAAATAACGTGGCAAACCATCATCAAGTAAAAGCAAAAAAAAAATTAGGACAACATTTCCTAACCGACGAATCTATAGCTAAAGATATTGCAGATTCACTGTCTTTAGAGGGCTATCAACACGTCCTAGAAATTGGACCAGGAATGGGTGTTTTGACTAAATATTTACTAAAAAAACCTATTAAAACCCATGTCATTGAGATTGATTCAGAGTCTGTAGATTATTTAAAAGCGAACTACCTCAATTTAGCAGATCGCATTTACGAAAAAGACTTCTTGAAATTCGATTTAACTGAAATTTTTAATGATGACCCTTTCGCTATAATTGGAAACTTCCCGTATAATATTTCTACACAAATCGTATTTAAAACGATAGACATGCGTGATCAAATTCCTGAATTTTCAGGGATGTTTCAAAAAGAAGTGGCCCAACGCATTTGCTCAAAAGAAGGCAGTAAAGTTTACGGCATTCTTTCTGTATTAACCCAAGCCTTTT is part of the Formosa sp. Hel1_31_208 genome and harbors:
- a CDS encoding GNAT family N-acetyltransferase, coding for MVVAETERLILSKISIEDAPFILELMNSPDWINYIGDRNIRTIKQAEIYIQNNQLKSYKRNGFGYYKVLLKAENLKPIGSFGLIKRDQLEHVDIGFSLLPKYQCYGFGLEGVSALMSLAKNTFKLHTICAITLPENEASIHLLEKLGLSYQKRVKPFEDDEELLLFAKIL
- a CDS encoding DUF4286 family protein, which gives rise to MIIYNVTVNIDDSVHNEWLEWMKSEHIPKVLGTGKFEKATLSQVLVEEDMGGQTYSIQYRSYSREALDTYYKEDAEGLRLEGFKKFADKMLAFRTELEIVDEYTVKFK
- the rsmA gene encoding 16S rRNA (adenine(1518)-N(6)/adenine(1519)-N(6))-dimethyltransferase RsmA, translated to MANHHQVKAKKKLGQHFLTDESIAKDIADSLSLEGYQHVLEIGPGMGVLTKYLLKKPIKTHVIEIDSESVDYLKANYLNLADRIYEKDFLKFDLTEIFNDDPFAIIGNFPYNISTQIVFKTIDMRDQIPEFSGMFQKEVAQRICSKEGSKVYGILSVLTQAFYNAEYLFTVPPHVFNPPPKVDSGVLRLKRKDNFTLSCDEQLFFRVVKTAFQQRRKTLRNSLKTFNLSDNLKANVIFDKRPEQLSVESFLELTLLIENDQT